A window of Cheilinus undulatus linkage group 1, ASM1832078v1, whole genome shotgun sequence contains these coding sequences:
- the tradd gene encoding tumor necrosis factor receptor type 1-associated DEATH domain protein yields MADRTVDGGSWTGCTVLFLQSLNPGVNLLSLFKDRDQGKFIVFKVIKLTLIDSVGGLGGYEILKVHDADPLLGVEVKFVDESACQQFLESYSSGAVRQSLSQHASRLLALSQELPVETQLKASEHILDLYLDKLELCLKHIHLSQPERLRDEEIDHLEQQLQNQALGPAPQTNPITQDECVVPSNCFKFQNRVFEDRMLTASDVQSFSNGVGRQWKYVGRALGKSCRALKAPAIDNLAYEYEREGLYEQAYQLLNRFIEAEGRAAKLSRLVKALEDCKLTNLAENILDIQA; encoded by the exons ATGGCAGACAGAACTGTGGATGGTGGATCATGGACAGGATGTACGGTTTTGTTTCTTCAGTCACTCAATCCTGGTGTGAACCTACTCTCTCTCTTCAAAGACCGGGATCAAGGAAAGTTCATTGTCTTTAAAGTCATCAAACTGACACTTATCG ACTCTGTGGGAGGGCTAGGTGGTTATGAGATACTGAAGGTCCATGACGCTGACCCCCTCCTGGGGGTTGAGGTGAAGTTTGTGGATGAGTCAGCATGTCAGCAGTTCCTCGAGAGCTACAGCTCTGGAGCGGTGCGACAGTCCCTCTCCCAGCATGCCTCCAGGCTTCTCGCTCTTTCACAAGAGCTCCCCGTGGAAACCCAGCTGAAGGCCAGCGAACACATTCTGGATCTGTATCTGGACAAGCTGGAGCTTTGCCTAAAGCACATCCACCTGTCACAG CCGGAGCGTCTGCGTGATGAGGAGATTGATCACctggagcagcagctgcagaatcAGGCCCTAGGTCCAGCACCTCAGACCAACCCCATCACACAGGACGAGTGTGTTGTCCCCAGCAACTGCTTTAAGTTTCAGAATAGAGTGTTTG AGGACCGTATGCTGACAGCGTCAGATGTTCAGAGCTTCTCTAACGGAGTGGGCCGTCAGTGGAAATATGTAGGGAGGGCTCTGGGGAAGAGCTGCAGGGCTCTGAAGGCTCCGGCCATTGACAACTTGGCCTATGAGTACGAGAGAGAAGGCTTGTATGAGCAAGCCTATCAACTGCTCAACCGCTTCATCGAGGCGGAGGGCAGAGCAGCCAAGCTTAGCCGGCTGGTGAAAGCACTGGAGGACTGCAAACTCACCAACCTGGCTGAGAACATTTTGGACATCCAGGCCTGA
- the gnao1b gene encoding guanine nucleotide binding protein (G protein), alpha activating activity polypeptide O, b, with protein sequence MGCTLSAEERAALDRSKAIEKNLKEDGLVAAKDVKLLLLGGGESGKSTIVKQMKIIHEDGFSGDDVKQYKPVVYSNTIQSLAAILRAMDSLGIEFGDKDRKADAKLVCDVVSRMEDTEPYSAELLTAMKRVWADAGTQECFNRAREYQLNDSAQYYLDSLDRIGAADYQPTEQDILRTRVKTTGIVETHFTFKNLHFRLFDVGGQRSERKKWIHCFEDVTAIIFCVALSGYDQVLHEDETTNRMHESLMLFDSICNNKFFIDTSIILFLNKKDLFAEKIKKSPLTICFPEYTGANTYDDATAYIQVQFESKNRSPNKEIYCHLTCATDTGNIQVVFDAVTDIIIANNLRGCGLY encoded by the exons ATGGGATGTACACTGAGCGCCGAGGAGCGCGCTGCTCTGGACCGGAGCAAGGCCATCGAAAAAAACCTGAAAGAGGACGGGCTGGTCGCCGCAAAGGACGtcaagctgctgctgctcg GCGGCGGAGAGTCCGGCAAAAGTACCATCGTCAAACAGATGAA GATTATCCATGAAGATGGCTTTTCTGGGGATGATGTGAAGCAGTATAAGCCTGTCGTCTACAGCAACACCATCCAGAGCTTGGCTGCCATCCTCCGAGCCATGGACTCACTGGGCATCGAGTTCGGAGACAAGGATAGAAAA GCGGATGCTAAGCTGGTTTGTGATGTGGTAAGTCGTATGGAAGACACAGAGCCGTACTCTGCAGAGCTTCTCACAGCCATGAAGCGCGTTTGGGCCGATGCTGGAACTCAGGAGTGCTTCAATCGTGCCCGAGAATACCAACTGAATGACTCTGCTCAATA CTACCTGGACAGTCTAGACCGGATTGGGGCGGCAGATTACCAGCCCACAGAGCAGGATATCCTGCGAACCAGAGTGAAAACCACCGGTATCGTCGAAACCCACTTCACCTTCAAAAACCTTCATTTCAG GCTTTTTGACGTTGGAGGTCAAAGATCAGAGAGGAAGAAGTGGATCCACTGCTTTGAAGACGTGACAGCCATTATCTTCTGTGTCGCCCTGAGCGGATATGACCAGGTGCtccatgaagatgaaacaact AACCGCATGCACGAATCTCTCATGCTCTTTGACTCCATCTGCAACAACAAATTCTTCATCGACACCTCCATCATCCTCTTCCTTAACAAGAAGGATCTGTTTGCTGAGAAGATCAAGAAGTCCCCACTTACGATCTGTTTTCCAGAATATACAG GTGCTAACACTTATGACGATGCCACTGCATATATTCAGGTTCAGTTTGAGAGTAAGAACCGCTCTCCCAATAAGGAGATCTACTGTCACCTGACCTGTGCCACAGACACAGGAAACATCCAGGTAGTGTTTGATGCTGTCACTGACATCATTATTGCAAACAACCTTAGAGGGTGTGGCTTATACTGA